A region of Oncorhynchus masou masou isolate Uvic2021 chromosome 29, UVic_Omas_1.1, whole genome shotgun sequence DNA encodes the following proteins:
- the LOC135519794 gene encoding uncharacterized protein LOC135519794 yields the protein MVVMVVAVVVGVVVVLVVVVVVVVVVALQLPSPSYSSPAPATAPATAPQPQHQLPSPSYSSPQLQLRLPSPSYSSPAPATAPQPQLRYSSPAPATAPQPQPQLQLSSPNPSYSSPAPATAPQAQPQLQLPSPSYSSPAPTPATAPQPQLELPNPSYSSPAPTPATAPQPQLQLASPSYSSPAPATAPQPQLQLPSPNPSYSSPLPSLSPSYSSPATAPQPQLQLPSPSYSSPSPATAPQLQPPSPSYSSHAPATAPQPQPQLQLPSPSYSSSVPFPATGPHRSPATGPQLQVPSYRSPVPATGPQLQVPSPSYRSPALAPATAPQPQLQFPSLSPSPSYSSPAPDTAPQPQLQLPSPSYSSPASAPATAPQPQLQLPSYISPAPATAPYPNYSSSVPATAPQPHSQLQLPSPNYSSSAPALAPATAPQPQLQFPSLSPSPSYSSPAPDTAPQPQLQLPSPSYSSPASAPATAPQPQLQLPSYSPSYSSPALAPAPATAPQPQLLVPSLIPSPSYSSPAPATGPQPHIQLPSPSYSSPAPATGPQPQLQLQLPSPNYSSSAPGTAPQPQLQLPSPIPSYSSPAPTTAPQSQLQLPSPIPSYRSPATAPQLQVPSPSYRSPAPATATAPQLQVPSYRSPVPATGPQPQLQVPSLSPSPSYSSPAPATAPQPQLQLLSPSYSSPAPFPAPPPLPPPDPMEENNMSHATARNWIQTSLSDKGK from the exons atggtggtgatggtagtggcaGTGGTTGTGGGGGTAGtggtagtgctggttgtagtggtggtggtggtggtagtggtggca ctacagctccccagccccagctacagctccccagccccagctacagccccAGCTAcggctccccagccccagcaccagctccccagccccagctacagctccccacaGCTCCAGCTAcggctccccagccccagctacagctccccagccccagctacagctccccagccccagctacg ttacagctccccagccccagctacagctccccagccccagccccagctacagctctcCAGCCCGaaccccagctacagctccccagccccagctacagctccccaggcccaaccccagctacagctccccagccccagctacagctccccagctccAACACCAGCTACAGCCCCCCAGCCCCAGCTAGAGCTCCCCAACCCTAgttacagctccccagccccaaccccagctacagctccccagccccagctacagctcgccagccccagctacagctccccagccccagctacagctccccaaccCCAGTTACAGctacccagccccaaccccagctacagctcccca ctccccagcctcagccccagctacagctccccagctacagctccccagccccagctacagctccccagccccagctacagctcaccatccccagctacagctccccagctacAGCCCCctagccccagctacagctcccacgccccagctacagctccccagccccagccccagctacagctccccagccccagctacagctcctcaGTCCCATTCCCAGCTACAGGTCCCCACAGGTCCCCAGCTACAGGTCCCCAGCTACAGGTCCCCAGCTACAGGTCCccagtcccagctacaggtccacagctacaggtccccagccccagctacaggtccccagccttagccccagctacagctccccagccccagctacagttccccagccttagccccagccccagctacagctctcCAGCCCCAgatacagctccccagccccagctacagctccccagccccagctacagctcgccagcctcagccccagctacagctccccagccccagctacagctccccagctacATCTCCCctgccccagctacagctcccta ccccaactacagctcctcagtcccagctacagctccccagccccattcccagctacagctccccagccccaactaCAGCTCCTCAGCCCCAg ccttagccccagctacagctccccagccccagctacagttccccagccttagccccagccccagctacagctctcCAGCCCCAgatacagctccccagccccagctacagctccccagccccagctacagctcgccagcctcagccccagctacagctccccagccccagctacagctccccagctacag ccccagctacagttccccagccttagccccagccccagctacagctccccagccccagctactgGTCCCCAGCcttatccccagccccagctacagctccccagccccagctactgGTCCCCAGCCCCAtatacagctccccagccccagctacagctccccagccccagctacaggtccccagccccagctacag ctacagctccccagccccaactaCAGCTCCTCAGCCCCAggtacagctccccagccccagctacagctccccagccccattcccagctacagctccccagccccaactacagctcctcagtcccagctacagctccccagccccattcccagctacaggtccccagctacagctccccagctacAAGTCCccagtcccagctacaggtccccagccccagctacag ctacagctccccagctacaggtccccagctacaggtccccagtcccagctacaggtccCCAGCCCCAACTACAGGTCCCCAGCCTtagtcccagccccagctacagctcaccagccccagctacagctccccagccccaactacagctcctcagtcccagctacagctccccagccccattcccagcacctcctcctcttcctcctcctgatcCCATGGAAGAAAACAACATGAGCCATGCCACTGCAAGAAACTGGATTCAGACATCATTGTCAGACAAAGGAAAGTGA